In Sphingobacterium sp. lm-10, one DNA window encodes the following:
- a CDS encoding DUF4097 domain-containing protein → MRYLILTTLFFVSLFGLQAQQKNLSYTQKKFSASSIKSLDASTVGGSIRVEGTSGEASVDVILNPNGNKLLSGNGDLKSLFEKEYDLELGMKGGTLVAKVKRKSGRSGNNPLSVSYIIHVPTKVTSQVKTAGGSISMSNLTGDQNFATSGGSLTLTSLNGNINGRTSGGSITAKSSKGTIQISTSGGSITMEQLNGTIVAKTSGGSITGKQVVGKLDASTSGGSIKLENSEGDIQAATSGGSVTASLTKITNPVRLSTSAGSINLSLPKGGYDLDLSGNKVNIDNLQNFSGSTKRDKVKGSVNGGGHSVTATTSAGSVNLNWL, encoded by the coding sequence ATGCGTTACCTTATCTTAACCACGCTTTTCTTTGTTAGTCTTTTCGGATTACAAGCACAACAAAAAAACCTGTCTTACACGCAGAAGAAATTTTCTGCATCAAGCATTAAATCACTTGACGCCAGCACGGTTGGCGGCTCCATCCGTGTAGAAGGCACCAGTGGAGAAGCTTCTGTAGATGTTATCTTGAATCCCAACGGCAATAAGCTGCTTTCTGGAAACGGAGATCTAAAATCTTTATTTGAAAAAGAATACGACCTGGAGTTGGGCATGAAAGGCGGCACATTAGTCGCGAAGGTGAAACGCAAATCTGGCCGTAGTGGCAACAACCCGCTATCAGTATCGTACATAATCCATGTACCTACCAAAGTGACTTCACAGGTAAAAACCGCTGGCGGTAGCATTAGCATGAGCAACCTAACCGGTGACCAGAATTTCGCTACTTCCGGAGGTAGCTTAACGTTGACCAGTCTGAATGGTAACATAAACGGCAGAACATCTGGTGGAAGCATTACTGCAAAATCTTCAAAAGGCACTATTCAAATTTCTACTTCAGGAGGATCGATCACGATGGAGCAATTGAACGGTACTATCGTAGCAAAAACCTCTGGCGGATCAATTACCGGAAAGCAAGTCGTAGGAAAGCTAGACGCTTCTACTTCCGGAGGATCCATCAAATTAGAAAATTCAGAAGGAGATATTCAGGCGGCTACATCGGGTGGCAGCGTTACCGCATCACTTACTAAAATAACGAATCCGGTGAGATTAAGCACGAGCGCAGGAAGCATTAACCTGAGTTTGCCAAAAGGCGGCTATGACTTGGACTTGAGCGGCAACAAAGTGAATATCGACAACTTGCAAAACTTTTCAGGAAGTACTAAAAGAGATAAAGTAAAAGGCAGTGTAAATGGAGGTGGACACAGTGTGACGGCGACTACTTCTGCCGGATCAGTGAACCTAAACTGGCTATAA
- a CDS encoding FtsX-like permease family protein, whose amino-acid sequence MQNYLKTAWRNIRRQKSFAAIHVLGMGVAIGVATLLFLTAMFELSFDDQHQDRDRIGMLYFQSNPVEGLTHADPMPTPLAPTLKAEITGLEGVSRCYNGGLLFRNGDKQLSSDSKFVDPDFLTIFDFALESGSDNALKDLDNIVITDKLANSLFGKSNVVGQSVEVYLNGAWTTKIISALLADIPKNSSLQFSSLIRFEHKPNYINNIEHWNHNDHKVFVKTGLPIKETAVFGSQARPFIDSHFKTQTDELKRDGATADVNGDYITLQALPFSDYHLNDLGLGDAGSTTFPWMLIGIAGLMVFIACSNFINLSLANSITRKREVGTRKTLGSTNGQLITQFWVESLLITAAALLFGLLLAWVILPQYNANMGYSLKMAELFNSVNLTLFTLTFLLIALIAGGYPAWKNAQSNVIEALKGTSSGSTKHGLRNTLTVVQFAIATFMIIGTIVISTQLSYLSNRSLGYNKTEVISIPIGSGIDHQQALERMRADLAKVPFVTHVTGTDINMGRGRDGSTSNSKIGFDHEGRGVTTHFLRVDYDYLDALDIDLLAGRDFSRTFGTDTSAIIINEQMAASLGGINDIIGKKIDIDGTPTIIGVVKDFNFKDLRQRIEPLTMSINPSTGFDIEYIFVRVQTDNLAVALREVEQVWKNINPKASSEASYLDENTENLYKRDRRFAHIIVGGAVIAIVISCMGLFAIALLSINQRVKEIGIRKVLGSSVSGIVLLLSKDFVLLVLVALLIASPLAWWGMHRWLDGFAYRIDISWWIFALAGIISLVIALVTVSGQAIRAGLQNPVKSLRDE is encoded by the coding sequence ATGCAAAATTACCTCAAAACAGCCTGGCGAAACATTCGGCGCCAAAAAAGCTTTGCTGCGATCCATGTACTTGGCATGGGAGTAGCTATTGGAGTGGCTACCCTATTGTTTTTAACGGCTATGTTTGAGTTGTCTTTCGACGATCAGCATCAAGATCGTGATCGCATCGGTATGCTTTACTTCCAGTCAAATCCTGTAGAGGGTTTGACCCACGCTGATCCCATGCCTACGCCATTGGCTCCAACATTAAAGGCGGAGATCACAGGTTTGGAAGGCGTATCCCGCTGTTACAATGGTGGGCTTCTCTTTCGGAATGGAGATAAGCAACTAAGCTCTGATAGCAAATTTGTTGACCCCGACTTTCTAACCATCTTCGACTTCGCCTTGGAGTCAGGCTCAGACAATGCACTGAAGGATTTGGATAACATCGTAATCACTGATAAGCTGGCCAACTCGTTATTCGGCAAAAGTAATGTGGTAGGGCAATCCGTTGAGGTATACCTCAACGGCGCCTGGACCACCAAGATCATATCTGCCTTACTAGCGGACATCCCAAAGAATTCTAGCCTACAATTTTCTTCTTTAATCCGTTTTGAACACAAGCCAAACTACATAAATAACATAGAACATTGGAATCATAATGATCACAAAGTGTTTGTGAAGACGGGTTTGCCAATAAAAGAAACCGCTGTATTTGGTAGCCAAGCCAGACCATTTATCGACAGCCATTTTAAAACACAAACAGATGAATTGAAAAGAGACGGTGCCACCGCGGATGTAAACGGAGATTATATCACGTTGCAAGCCCTTCCTTTTAGTGATTATCACTTGAATGATCTTGGTTTAGGGGACGCTGGATCGACCACTTTCCCTTGGATGTTGATCGGAATTGCCGGATTGATGGTTTTCATCGCCTGTTCCAATTTTATCAACTTATCTTTAGCCAATTCCATCACTCGTAAACGCGAAGTAGGCACTAGAAAAACGCTCGGTAGTACTAATGGACAGTTAATTACGCAATTTTGGGTGGAATCTCTTTTGATAACTGCTGCTGCGCTACTCTTTGGGTTGCTACTGGCCTGGGTAATACTACCCCAATACAATGCGAACATGGGATACAGCCTGAAGATGGCAGAATTGTTTAATTCCGTCAACCTCACTTTATTTACGTTGACCTTTCTATTGATTGCATTGATTGCCGGAGGCTATCCAGCCTGGAAAAATGCACAATCTAATGTGATCGAGGCTTTGAAAGGAACCTCATCGGGCAGCACCAAGCATGGCCTGCGAAACACCCTAACCGTAGTACAATTTGCCATTGCCACGTTTATGATCATTGGTACGATTGTAATCAGCACACAGTTGAGCTACCTATCCAATCGTTCGCTTGGATACAATAAAACAGAAGTGATCAGCATACCTATAGGTAGTGGCATCGACCATCAACAAGCGCTGGAAAGGATGCGAGCCGACTTAGCAAAAGTTCCTTTTGTAACTCATGTCACAGGTACAGATATCAACATGGGGCGTGGCCGAGATGGTAGTACTTCCAATTCAAAGATTGGGTTCGACCACGAAGGCCGCGGAGTTACTACGCATTTTCTGCGGGTCGATTACGACTATTTGGATGCGCTAGATATCGATTTATTGGCTGGACGAGATTTTTCACGCACGTTTGGAACGGATACGAGTGCTATCATTATCAATGAACAAATGGCGGCATCACTAGGTGGAATAAATGATATTATTGGGAAAAAGATCGACATTGACGGCACACCAACCATAATCGGTGTAGTCAAAGATTTTAACTTTAAAGACCTCAGACAACGTATCGAGCCATTAACTATGTCCATAAATCCAAGTACTGGTTTTGATATAGAATACATCTTCGTGCGCGTGCAAACCGACAATTTGGCGGTGGCTTTGCGTGAGGTAGAACAAGTTTGGAAAAACATCAATCCGAAGGCGTCCAGTGAAGCTTCCTATCTGGATGAAAACACTGAAAATTTATACAAAAGAGATCGTCGCTTTGCTCATATTATCGTAGGCGGAGCAGTCATTGCCATCGTAATATCGTGCATGGGATTATTTGCGATCGCACTTTTAAGTATCAATCAACGGGTGAAAGAGATCGGTATCCGGAAGGTATTGGGTTCTAGTGTATCTGGCATTGTGCTATTGTTATCAAAAGATTTTGTCCTATTGGTATTAGTGGCCTTACTAATCGCATCTCCACTGGCTTGGTGGGGTATGCATCGCTGGTTGGATGGATTTGCCTACCGAATAGATATTTCCTGGTGGATCTTTGCGCTTGCAGGCATTATTTCTTTGGTTATTGCACTCGTAACGGTTAGTGGACAAGCCATTCGCGCGGGTCTGCAAAATCCAGTGAAGAGTTTGAGAGATGAGTAA
- a CDS encoding NAD(P)/FAD-dependent oxidoreductase → MTHDQVFDTIIIGGSYAGLSAAMALGRSLRNVLIIDNGRPCNRQTPHSHNFLTQDGKTPAEISAIAREQVAQYNTIEFASDSVVTASQLNGLFVVDTANGLHYQTRKLILATGIRDIMPEIPGFSECWGVSVIHCPYCHGYEFRRKRTGILVPEDPTAAIHLSGLVKNLTSYVTLFTNGNTPFDATQLMNFEELNIKVNTQKISKIQHQDGNLQQLRLENGEMIALDALYARVPFDLHHTIGEQLGCSKTEMGLLQVDAFQKTTASGVYACGDISNPMRSVASAVYTGNLAGAMVNMALCEAKP, encoded by the coding sequence ATGACACACGATCAGGTATTCGACACCATCATAATAGGCGGAAGTTATGCAGGACTATCTGCGGCTATGGCATTAGGCAGGTCGTTGAGAAATGTTTTAATTATTGACAACGGGAGGCCCTGTAATCGCCAAACGCCACATTCTCACAATTTTCTAACACAGGACGGTAAGACTCCTGCAGAAATCTCGGCAATAGCGAGAGAACAGGTAGCACAGTATAATACCATTGAGTTTGCGTCCGACTCCGTAGTCACAGCTAGCCAATTGAATGGGCTTTTTGTAGTTGATACAGCGAATGGATTACACTATCAAACACGGAAGCTAATCCTAGCTACAGGTATCCGGGACATTATGCCAGAGATCCCTGGTTTCTCTGAATGTTGGGGAGTATCGGTGATTCATTGTCCTTACTGTCATGGATATGAGTTTCGCAGAAAACGCACGGGTATTCTTGTGCCCGAGGATCCAACAGCTGCCATTCATCTGTCTGGTTTGGTCAAAAATCTTACTTCGTATGTCACCCTATTCACCAATGGCAACACTCCGTTTGATGCAACGCAGCTAATGAATTTTGAGGAGCTTAATATCAAGGTTAACACGCAAAAAATCAGTAAAATTCAGCATCAAGATGGCAATTTGCAACAGTTACGGTTAGAAAATGGAGAAATGATTGCATTAGACGCGCTGTATGCACGAGTGCCATTTGATCTACATCATACAATTGGAGAGCAACTCGGCTGCAGTAAAACCGAGATGGGACTGCTACAAGTCGATGCTTTCCAAAAAACAACTGCTTCTGGTGTATATGCATGTGGGGATATTTCCAACCCAATGCGTTCGGTAGCTAGTGCTGTATATACGGGTAACTTAGCAGGCGCCATGGTCAATATGGCGCTCTGCGAAGCTAAACCTTAA
- a CDS encoding AraC family transcriptional regulator has product MEPTLPILEINNVQQGADHFCLVDLSVEIDALLQFEQVHRPNFFIILLLLQGTAMIHTEGQHIQLNSYHVLVNRPLVVNSMQLKTGTKGYLICFTESFFSLRYNSNVLRQFAFYQTRQIYHFEIPKENQYKWRTLLTFMLQEKKLDIQRKNALRSYLNILLHETQKCYGTAAQNNELMQYNEKVMQFIQLVDQHYVQHKNPSYYAAKLHISQSYLNKLCKGQQALTSGQIIKQRILLEAKRLLIYTSSSIAEIAYSLGFESPSYFNTFFKKGAGASPERYRKQES; this is encoded by the coding sequence ATGGAACCAACATTACCCATACTGGAAATTAACAACGTACAGCAAGGTGCTGATCACTTTTGCCTTGTTGACCTAAGTGTTGAGATAGATGCTTTGTTGCAGTTTGAGCAGGTACATCGACCAAACTTTTTTATCATTTTACTGCTGTTACAAGGTACTGCTATGATACATACTGAAGGTCAGCATATTCAACTGAATAGTTACCATGTCTTAGTCAATCGACCATTAGTAGTCAACAGTATGCAATTAAAGACTGGCACTAAAGGCTATTTGATTTGCTTTACAGAAAGCTTTTTCTCCTTGCGCTACAATAGCAATGTGCTACGGCAGTTTGCCTTTTACCAGACACGGCAAATCTATCATTTTGAAATTCCTAAAGAGAATCAGTATAAGTGGCGAACCCTGCTGACCTTTATGTTGCAAGAGAAGAAGCTTGATATACAGCGAAAAAATGCACTACGATCGTACTTGAATATTTTGCTTCACGAAACCCAAAAATGTTATGGCACAGCAGCCCAGAATAATGAGTTAATGCAGTACAATGAAAAGGTGATGCAGTTTATACAGTTGGTAGATCAACATTACGTTCAGCATAAAAACCCATCTTATTATGCAGCAAAATTACATATCTCACAGAGCTATCTGAACAAACTGTGCAAAGGACAACAAGCATTAACTAGCGGACAGATCATTAAACAACGTATCTTGCTGGAGGCAAAAAGGCTTCTAATATACACCAGCAGCTCTATTGCGGAAATTGCTTATAGCTTAGGGTTTGAAAGCCCCTCCTACTTCAACACTTTTTTCAAAAAAGGTGCCGGTGCATCTCCGGAGCGCTACCGTAAACAAGAATCTTAA
- a CDS encoding DUF2911 domain-containing protein, with product MFYNKSILFSQAALLILLSSSCGEQKKNDTDAQADAHKHHQSSVSSSSQGYVDSLNRGLIAPDTLKGSPKRVTMTNVGTTHVHLTYQSPGVKDRVIWGGLVPYGQVWVTGAHMATSILFSSDIVIDGHTVPAGTYAIFTIPEKEDWTFILNKNYEQHLADDYSEDEDVLRTTIRPKSHEATPRLTYVIEAIDEQNGVVKMLWENLEIAVPFTTS from the coding sequence ATGTTTTACAATAAATCCATTCTATTTAGCCAAGCAGCTCTGTTAATTTTACTTTCTTCTAGTTGCGGAGAACAGAAAAAAAACGATACAGATGCCCAAGCAGACGCTCATAAGCATCATCAAAGTTCCGTATCCAGCAGCAGTCAAGGATATGTGGATAGCTTAAACCGAGGCTTAATCGCTCCAGACACGTTGAAGGGAAGTCCAAAACGCGTTACCATGACCAATGTGGGGACTACACATGTACACCTCACGTATCAGTCGCCCGGCGTGAAGGATCGGGTGATCTGGGGAGGTTTAGTACCGTATGGACAGGTTTGGGTGACAGGAGCCCATATGGCCACCAGCATCCTATTTAGTTCGGACATTGTGATTGATGGGCACACAGTACCAGCCGGCACATATGCTATTTTTACTATTCCTGAAAAAGAAGACTGGACCTTTATCCTAAATAAAAATTACGAACAACATCTGGCAGATGATTACAGTGAGGATGAGGATGTACTACGCACGACCATTCGTCCAAAATCTCACGAGGCGACCCCGAGACTTACATACGTAATTGAAGCTATCGATGAACAAAATGGAGTCGTCAAAATGCTGTGGGAAAATCTGGAAATTGCGGTACCATTTACCACCTCTTAG
- a CDS encoding type 1 glutamine amidotransferase domain-containing protein has product MGKLTDKKIAILTEDGFEEIELTSPKEALEQAGATVHIISPKSDSVRAKEGDEWKGDYKVDKALDSASADDYDGLLIPGGVINPDKLRVNESALSFVKAFFAAGKPVSAICHGPQVLIDAEVVEGRKITSVGAIKRDLINAGAQWEDSEVVTDQGLVTSRTPEDLPAFNKKIVEEYAEGKHKGQHA; this is encoded by the coding sequence ATGGGAAAATTGACAGATAAAAAAATAGCGATATTGACAGAAGATGGTTTTGAAGAGATTGAGTTGACGAGTCCAAAAGAGGCTTTGGAACAAGCAGGCGCAACAGTACACATTATATCTCCAAAAAGCGATTCCGTACGAGCAAAAGAAGGCGATGAATGGAAAGGAGACTATAAAGTAGACAAAGCGCTCGACAGTGCTTCAGCCGATGACTACGATGGACTGCTGATTCCGGGTGGAGTCATTAATCCTGATAAATTAAGAGTAAATGAATCAGCCTTATCTTTTGTAAAAGCCTTCTTCGCGGCAGGAAAACCGGTATCTGCCATTTGCCATGGTCCGCAGGTACTAATTGATGCCGAAGTAGTCGAAGGACGTAAAATCACCTCTGTTGGTGCAATTAAAAGAGATTTGATCAATGCAGGAGCACAGTGGGAAGACAGTGAGGTAGTGACGGATCAAGGTTTAGTAACCAGCCGCACACCGGAAGACCTTCCGGCATTCAACAAAAAAATTGTAGAAGAGTATGCCGAAGGCAAGCATAAAGGTCAGCATGCATAA
- a CDS encoding ABC transporter permease, whose product MTSHIKTAWRNIINNKLFSLLNIVGLATAFAVTILLLSFVWKETSYDKFHNNWRHIYRVNTEFDSEYNNIKTPQLPNSVAPAMLAEVPGVKNTTRLVKRDFGTIASIRVGDQTFSESALYLADSSLFQIFDFHFIEGDARQVFDNPKNIVISASTRDKIFGERLVVDELLTINNQDTMRVAGVFQDLPENSTLNCNMVYNIMDSWMGQNVYWSNASYDTYCLLDPTADPSLVEQQTDALLDKYMSDNRFLKRLFLQPLANVHLYSTDLQDWDSVRSGNHVTIKLAVLLAAITLLIACINYMNLATARSSKNAKDVGVSKVLGATGKQVVARFYTEAALVTLLAIVLGYGMALLLAPYFEKITQTSWSYQALWNPQLLGITFALWIGITLLAGSYPAYYMNRISPLILMNKSALKNVFANRMRRILVVCQFTASIILLASIIIIAQQMRYVQQKDLGYKPEGMVAVSINSVSSKAQFQSLSDGLRSLASTTDLVAAQSLMGMRESGKNVSKRVTDKNGLDVLTNSVNGPIAGTFQLALLAGKDLPANLSPTDTNCYVIINETVSKYLGYANPEDAIGQPIITEMRPNSSIISGVSTDFNYTSLKESVGGYLYYRMNRPSESQQYLFVRFQAAQVSTFLDQVQEVFKQHVPDGAFVYEFTDEHVARMYKDETRTANITGLFSGLAILISCLGLFGLASSTAEQRIKEIGIRKVLGSSVSSVVLLLSKDFIKLVCLSIVIATPISWWAMHNWLSDFSYRIQLEWWVFGVAGLAALLIALLTISGQALRAALTNPIQSLRNE is encoded by the coding sequence ATGACATCGCATATCAAAACAGCCTGGCGCAATATCATCAACAATAAACTCTTCAGTCTATTAAATATAGTTGGTTTGGCTACGGCTTTTGCAGTTACGATTCTACTCCTGTCCTTTGTTTGGAAAGAAACAAGCTACGATAAGTTTCACAACAATTGGCGACATATCTATCGCGTAAATACAGAATTCGATTCAGAGTACAACAATATCAAAACGCCTCAATTACCCAACTCTGTTGCGCCCGCCATGCTGGCCGAAGTACCGGGAGTAAAAAATACCACACGCTTAGTAAAACGCGATTTCGGCACGATTGCTTCTATTCGTGTAGGCGACCAGACCTTTAGTGAGTCTGCGTTGTATTTAGCGGACTCTAGCCTATTCCAGATTTTCGACTTCCATTTCATTGAGGGCGATGCACGCCAGGTGTTTGATAATCCAAAAAATATAGTAATTTCTGCATCCACGCGTGATAAAATTTTTGGAGAACGTTTGGTAGTAGATGAACTATTGACTATCAATAATCAAGATACCATGCGTGTGGCAGGCGTATTTCAGGATCTTCCAGAAAATAGCACCTTGAACTGCAATATGGTATACAACATTATGGATAGCTGGATGGGCCAAAACGTGTACTGGTCTAATGCCAGCTATGACACGTACTGCTTGTTGGACCCTACTGCAGATCCAAGCCTAGTGGAGCAGCAAACCGATGCCTTACTGGATAAATACATGTCAGACAATCGTTTTCTAAAGCGGCTCTTCTTACAGCCATTGGCAAATGTGCATCTGTATTCCACTGATTTACAAGATTGGGACTCCGTACGCTCTGGAAATCATGTTACCATAAAGCTAGCAGTACTTCTCGCTGCAATTACATTACTTATTGCCTGCATCAATTATATGAATTTGGCTACAGCGCGTTCTTCCAAAAATGCGAAAGATGTCGGTGTATCTAAAGTGTTGGGTGCTACGGGCAAACAGGTCGTTGCGAGATTCTATACTGAAGCAGCCTTGGTAACGCTATTGGCTATTGTACTGGGGTACGGAATGGCGCTATTGTTGGCTCCTTATTTCGAAAAAATTACGCAAACAAGCTGGAGTTATCAGGCATTATGGAATCCACAATTATTGGGTATTACCTTCGCACTTTGGATAGGCATCACACTATTGGCAGGTAGTTACCCTGCTTATTATATGAATAGGATTAGTCCTCTCATCTTGATGAACAAAAGCGCCCTAAAGAATGTATTTGCTAATCGCATGCGCCGTATTTTGGTAGTGTGCCAATTCACGGCTTCTATTATTCTATTAGCTTCCATTATTATCATAGCACAGCAAATGCGCTATGTTCAACAGAAAGACCTGGGTTACAAGCCTGAAGGGATGGTTGCTGTCTCCATCAATTCTGTCTCTTCCAAAGCACAATTCCAATCTTTAAGCGACGGGCTTCGTAGTCTGGCTTCTACGACTGATTTGGTAGCGGCACAAAGCTTGATGGGTATGCGCGAGAGTGGAAAAAATGTCTCCAAAAGAGTTACCGATAAAAACGGCTTGGATGTATTGACAAATAGTGTCAATGGACCGATAGCAGGAACCTTCCAATTAGCCCTTTTAGCAGGAAAAGATTTGCCAGCAAATTTATCGCCGACTGATACCAACTGCTATGTAATAATTAATGAGACCGTATCAAAATATTTAGGCTACGCCAATCCCGAAGATGCGATCGGCCAGCCAATCATTACAGAAATGCGGCCTAATAGTTCCATCATATCTGGTGTATCGACAGACTTCAACTATACTTCGCTAAAAGAATCAGTTGGTGGCTACCTTTATTATCGTATGAATCGGCCATCAGAGTCCCAACAATATCTATTCGTTCGTTTTCAGGCAGCACAGGTCAGTACTTTTTTGGATCAGGTGCAAGAGGTGTTCAAGCAGCATGTACCAGATGGCGCATTTGTGTATGAATTTACAGATGAACATGTAGCTCGCATGTATAAAGATGAAACACGCACGGCCAATATCACAGGGCTGTTCTCCGGACTAGCTATTTTGATCTCCTGCCTAGGCTTATTTGGCCTGGCCAGTTCTACCGCCGAGCAGCGTATCAAGGAAATTGGAATCCGTAAGGTATTGGGTTCCAGCGTAAGTAGCGTCGTACTCTTACTCTCAAAAGATTTCATTAAATTGGTGTGTTTATCAATTGTCATCGCCACACCAATATCCTGGTGGGCGATGCACAATTGGTTATCCGATTTTTCGTACCGTATCCAATTAGAATGGTGGGTATTCGGCGTAGCAGGACTCGCTGCTTTGCTAATAGCATTATTAACCATCAGTGGGCAGGCACTTCGTGCAGCCCTCACGAATCCAATCCAAAGCTTACGTAATGAGTAG